DNA sequence from the Hyalangium ruber genome:
GGCGCTCCAAAGCTCCATCCAGAGCATGCTGGAGGTGCCCGTGGTGCGCGGCGAGGTGGAGGTGGTGCCCCGCGGCGCGGTGTGGGCGTACAAGGACGCCTCGCTCGAGGCACTCAACCCCGCCCAGAAGCACCTGCTGCGCATGGGTCCCCAGAACGTCGCACGGATTCAGGACAAGCTGCGCGAGCTGTCCAGCGCGCTCGAGTTGAAGCTGGCCCGGCGCTGAGCAGAGGCCCTCTTCCGTGGCAAGCTCGACAGCGTGCCACGGCCCAGAGCTGGCTTGCGGCGCGAAGGAGCTTCGCCCATGGACCCGCAGCATCGCCTCGTCCCCATCATTCCCTGCAATGACCTCGATGAGAGCCAGGCCTTCTATGAACGCCTCGGCTTCGAGGTGGAGTCGATCTACCCCACCCACGGTTATCGGATCCTGCGGGACTCGCGTGGCGCGAGCATTCATCTGACCGGCACGGTCCCTGGCTGGGTCGTTCCCGAGCGCAATTCCTACGGCGTCTACTTCTACGCCGAGAATGTCGACGTGCTTGCCGCCCGCTTCGGTCTCGAGGCACAGCACAAACCTTGGGGTCTCCGGGAGTTCGCTGTCTCGGATCCGAGCGGCACGCTCGTGAGAGTCGGCTGGCCGATCTAGCCGCGAATGGCGAAGCGCCGCCCAACTCGACAGCGAAAGCATCCGGTGCGCATGGACGCCTACGTCCCCATGGCCTCGCGCCGGTAAGCAGCGGGCGTGGTGCCGGTCCAGCGACGGAACGCCCGGTAGAAGGTGCTGACCTCCGAGAAGCCCAGCTGGAAGGCGACCTCTAGCACCTTGAGGTCCTTGTTGAGGAGCTGCCGCAGCGCGAGCTCCTTCCGCGCCTGGTCAACCACCTCTTGGAAGGTGAGCCCGCGCTCATGGAGCCGGCGTGACAGCGTGCGCGTGCTCATGCCCAGTTGGCGCGCCAGCGTCGCCGCGTCCGGCACACTGCCGCGCAGGGCTTGCCGAATGCGGTGGGCCAGATCGTCCACCCAGTCCACAGCCTGTGGAATCTCCTCCAGCCTGCGCTGCGCATACCGCTCCAGGAGCGCGGAGAGCTGGGGGTCCATCCCCTGGATGCGCAGGTCGAACACGGCCCGATCGAACTCGAAGTACACCTCGGGCTGGCTGAACCGCACGCCCGTGCCGAACACCTTCGTGTGCTCGGTGTCATCCACCGGGCGCGGGTACGAGAGGGAGACGGTGCGCGGCATGAAGGCCACTCCCGTCAGCTGCCGGCCGATCGTCACCAGCTTCGCCAGGATGAAGCCGGTCGCCTGGGGTGGAACCTCAAGCGAGGGTGCGGGCCGGTGGGAGAGGCGCGCCACGTCGCCCTTGAGCTCGAAGTGATAGCCGGCCGCGTCGTGCAGCAGGCGCTGCCAACGGATCAGCTTCTGGTAGCACGTGGCGAGGTCGGCGCTGTTGCGCATGCAGTACTCGACCAGCTCGAAGGTCCCGAGCGGCACCACCTGCGCCAGGCGGAGGCCCAGCGAGGCGTCACCGAGCCGGCGGGGGACGTGCTCCCACAGGTCGACGAGGAGGGCATGAGGCACCCGGGCATCGAGCACCTCGAGGAGCGCTGGCTCGACGCCATGGCGGGCCAGGAGATCGTCAACCCGTGCGCCGCGCGCCGCCGCTGCCTGGGCAAGCATCCGTACGAACACCATGGATGCCGTGGGTTGGGCTGCCAGGGGCTCGCGCCCAGAGCGGAAGCTTCGAGACGAGTTCGAGGAACACGAATCCATGGGAGACAGGCTCAGCACAGGCTCAGCACGGTGGCGAAGCATGCCAGTCTTCTGGCGGCCCCGGTCAATGTGGGCTCGGCCTCGCCCTGGCAGATTGGCGCTCGCCTCACCGGTGCGGAGCGGAGCATCCCGCTCATGCTCCTCACCCTTCCCTTCACACTGAGACACCCGCACACCTGAGTGTCTCGTGTGCCCTCGGAGAACGAACACCATGCGTCTTGGACTGCATCCGAATCATGGGCTTGGCTGGTTGCCCCGTGCGCTGATGGGGGGGAGCCTGCTGCTGGCCGTGGCTTGCGGCGGTGAGCTGCCTCCCGAGGAGGTGGCGGACCTGAGCACCCTCTCCTCCGAGCTGGACAGCTGCTCTCCCGACGTGACGCCTCCGGTGATTTTTTGCCAGCCCGAGGCCGGCACCCGGGAGTGCCTCGGCTACGGGTACATCATCCAAGAGTCCGACCTCTCCTCCCTCCCGCGCGACAACTGCGGGATCGGCTATGTGAACAGAGACCCCGTCAATACGCCCGGCGCGGGCACCTATCGGACCGGCGTCTCGGCGCAGGACATGGCGGGCAACTCCGCCGGCTGCTCGACGAGCTGGAGCATCATCGATACCCAGCCCCCGAGCATCACCCTGCGGGGCCCGGCGCAGCTGCTCCTGCCCTATGGCTCCCCGTACGTGGAGCAGGGCGCCACCGGCAATGACTCCTGCGATATCTATGGTGCCAACTATCCCATTCGGATCTCTGGCTCGGTCGACCCCCACATGCCAGGCACCTACCCCATCACCTACACCCTGTCGGACCGGGCCGGGCATGTCACCCGACGCACGCGTCTGGTGACGGTGCTACCCCAGGACTCCTGCACGGAGCAGCTCGCCGGGCCGGTGCTCGCGCTCCAAGGCCACAGCCAGGAGACGCTGGAGTGCGGCCGCAATGCCTGGAACGATCCGGGTGCGCTGGCCGCGGACGCGTGTGGCGCGGTGACGGTGCAGTCCTACAACTCGGGCCATGATGAGTACGGCCCAGGCCCCAACACGAGCGTCGAGGGGAACTACACGGTGCAGTACCTCGCCTGGAACGGTCAGGGGACGACGAGCGCCCTGCGCACGGTGACCGTGCGGGACACCGTGCCGCCCACGCTCCGGCTCCAGGGCGAGATGTACATGAGGCACACGTGTGGCAGTGCCTGGGTGGAGCCGGGGTACAGGGCCGACGACTCCTGCTACGGCAACGTGTCCTACTCCGTGCAGGTCTCAGGCAATGTGAACGGGTGGGCGGCGGGTCGGTACACGCTGACCTACGAGGCGAGGGATCCGGGCGGCCGCCGGTCCAACCTCCAGAAGCGCATCGTGGACGTCGTCAACTGTCCCT
Encoded proteins:
- a CDS encoding VOC family protein, whose protein sequence is MDPQHRLVPIIPCNDLDESQAFYERLGFEVESIYPTHGYRILRDSRGASIHLTGTVPGWVVPERNSYGVYFYAENVDVLAARFGLEAQHKPWGLREFAVSDPSGTLVRVGWPI
- a CDS encoding DUF5011 domain-containing protein; translation: MRLGLHPNHGLGWLPRALMGGSLLLAVACGGELPPEEVADLSTLSSELDSCSPDVTPPVIFCQPEAGTRECLGYGYIIQESDLSSLPRDNCGIGYVNRDPVNTPGAGTYRTGVSAQDMAGNSAGCSTSWSIIDTQPPSITLRGPAQLLLPYGSPYVEQGATGNDSCDIYGANYPIRISGSVDPHMPGTYPITYTLSDRAGHVTRRTRLVTVLPQDSCTEQLAGPVLALQGHSQETLECGRNAWNDPGALAADACGAVTVQSYNSGHDEYGPGPNTSVEGNYTVQYLAWNGQGTTSALRTVTVRDTVPPTLRLQGEMYMRHTCGSAWVEPGYRADDSCYGNVSYSVQVSGNVNGWAAGRYTLTYEARDPGGRRSNLQKRIVDVVNCPW
- a CDS encoding AraC family transcriptional regulator is translated as MLAQAAAARGARVDDLLARHGVEPALLEVLDARVPHALLVDLWEHVPRRLGDASLGLRLAQVVPLGTFELVEYCMRNSADLATCYQKLIRWQRLLHDAAGYHFELKGDVARLSHRPAPSLEVPPQATGFILAKLVTIGRQLTGVAFMPRTVSLSYPRPVDDTEHTKVFGTGVRFSQPEVYFEFDRAVFDLRIQGMDPQLSALLERYAQRRLEEIPQAVDWVDDLAHRIRQALRGSVPDAATLARQLGMSTRTLSRRLHERGLTFQEVVDQARKELALRQLLNKDLKVLEVAFQLGFSEVSTFYRAFRRWTGTTPAAYRREAMGT